A single region of the Aphanothece sacrum FPU1 genome encodes:
- a CDS encoding efflux RND transporter periplasmic adaptor subunit — MINNSVQSSQKLLGTALLISLLTMACSTTEEKKAAAPPPIPVTLQTLQSASLIDSSQYVGTLEARQRVNLAPSRTSGRIANILVKEGDVVRQGQTLVEIQPIQEQEDVRSATGSFNVAKANLSAAEAEYRQREAERDKAKFEVEQTKAQIAGAEANIENLRAQLKLAKINYERAIFLVKEGVQAQQNLDDRISELDSTKARLQETIKARDASQESLNAAKENLRASEKRVEQALANINSRKSSITEAQGQLGSISQGLAYNFLYAPINGVVGDFNDKKLGDNIDIGQAITTITDNQVFHLNVNIPTENRNRLREGIPVEIINSDGSPKVRGQITYISPLVEQNAQAIRVKMTFRNNGTLRDKQYVQVRVIWNQKPGVLVPTTAVSSLGGQKFVFVAQPADAKQATGILVAKQIPVKVGAIQGQAYQVISGVKPGDRIAVSRILDLRDGRPITSP; from the coding sequence ATGATCAACAATTCTGTTCAATCTTCGCAAAAATTATTAGGAACTGCTCTATTAATTTCTTTATTAACTATGGCTTGTAGTACGACAGAAGAAAAAAAAGCCGCAGCCCCTCCACCTATTCCCGTTACATTACAAACTTTACAATCAGCTAGTTTAATTGATAGTAGTCAATATGTGGGAACTTTAGAGGCTAGACAAAGGGTTAACTTAGCTCCAAGTCGTACCAGTGGACGTATTGCTAATATTTTGGTGAAAGAAGGGGATGTGGTACGTCAGGGACAGACCTTAGTGGAAATTCAACCTATTCAAGAACAGGAAGATGTCCGGTCAGCTACCGGAAGTTTCAATGTAGCTAAAGCTAATTTAAGTGCTGCTGAAGCCGAATATCGACAAAGAGAAGCCGAAAGGGATAAAGCCAAATTTGAAGTAGAACAAACTAAAGCACAAATAGCTGGGGCCGAGGCTAATATAGAAAATCTACGCGCTCAGTTAAAATTAGCAAAAATTAATTATGAACGGGCCATCTTTTTGGTCAAAGAAGGGGTGCAAGCACAACAAAATTTAGACGATAGAATATCAGAACTTGACAGCACTAAAGCTCGACTTCAGGAGACTATTAAAGCTCGTGATGCGTCTCAAGAATCTCTCAATGCGGCCAAGGAAAATTTACGCGCTAGTGAAAAACGAGTTGAACAGGCCTTAGCGAATATAAATAGTCGAAAATCATCAATTACAGAAGCTCAAGGACAACTTGGATCAATCAGCCAAGGGTTAGCTTATAATTTTCTTTATGCTCCCATTAACGGTGTAGTTGGAGATTTCAATGATAAAAAATTAGGGGATAATATTGATATCGGACAAGCCATTACAACCATTACGGATAATCAAGTTTTTCATCTTAATGTTAATATTCCCACAGAAAACCGTAACCGACTACGCGAAGGTATTCCTGTCGAAATAATTAACTCTGATGGCAGTCCGAAAGTCCGGGGACAAATTACTTATATTTCCCCCTTGGTTGAACAAAATGCCCAAGCTATTCGCGTTAAAATGACTTTTCGTAATAATGGCACCTTACGGGATAAACAATATGTCCAAGTACGGGTGATTTGGAACCAAAAACCTGGCGTATTAGTACCAACTACGGCGGTGAGTAGTTTAGGGGGTCAAAAATTCGTTTTTGTGGCTCAACCAGCAGATGCAAAACAGGCTACAGGAATTTTAGTGGCTAAACAAATTCCTGTCAAAGTTGGGGCCATTCAAGGACAAGCTTATCAAGTCATTTCCGGTGTTAAACCAGGGGATAGAATCGCCGTAAGTCGTATTTTAGACTTGAGAGATGGTCGACCCATTACGTCTCCGTGA
- a CDS encoding GUN4 domain-containing protein, whose amino-acid sequence MMITPTPLKQFLLVVMLSWVSVSSLGAQETPPNSDRPLISPETQVDYTPLRNLLSTQQWFRANETTRELILKAINRDEQGWMSRQDIATLACWDLKTIDSLWQEYSQKKFGFSEQFPIFIETGNKPGRLLNSENYDQFGNRVGWRKDNQWITFKQNLNYSLDAPVGHLPIPRSEYEITGGRLNYTAITQRMVDCKIVSYPTQKSPIFTPSGNLKKSN is encoded by the coding sequence ATGATGATAACACCAACCCCCTTAAAACAGTTTCTCTTAGTTGTTATGTTGAGTTGGGTATCTGTATCAAGTCTTGGGGCCCAAGAAACTCCCCCAAATAGCGATCGCCCCTTAATCTCTCCTGAAACCCAAGTAGACTATACTCCATTGCGTAATCTGTTAAGCACTCAACAATGGTTTCGGGCCAATGAAACCACTAGGGAATTAATTCTTAAAGCCATTAACCGAGACGAACAAGGGTGGATGTCCCGTCAAGATATTGCTACCCTAGCTTGTTGGGATCTTAAAACTATTGATTCTCTTTGGCAAGAATATTCTCAGAAAAAATTTGGCTTTAGCGAACAATTTCCTATTTTTATTGAAACTGGAAATAAACCAGGAAGGTTACTTAATAGCGAAAATTATGATCAGTTTGGTAACAGAGTAGGATGGCGTAAAGATAATCAATGGATTACCTTTAAACAAAATCTGAATTATAGTCTTGATGCCCCTGTAGGTCATCTTCCTATCCCCCGTTCAGAATACGAAATAACAGGTGGTCGACTCAATTATACAGCCATTACTCAACGAATGGTAGACTGCAAAATTGTCTCCTATCCTACTCAAAAATCTCCTATTTTTACTCCCTCAGGCAACTTAAAGAAATCTAATTAA
- a CDS encoding aspartate carbamoyltransferase catalytic subunit, with the protein MTWTRHHILSLADWNTQEYNTLLQTASSFREVLSRRTKKVPALQGQVVTNMFFEPSTRTRSSFELAAKRLSADILNFAPGTSSLTKGETILDTAKTYLAMGTDIMVIRHKQAGVPHAIAAEMDRLNTGVSILNAGDGQHEHPSQALLDLFTLCSLLDFDQPRLELLQGKKIAIVGDILHSRVARSNIWSLTEAGMSVHLAGPPTLLPQLFSQIKTDFYPGQLSLHWQLEPALIEADFVMTLRLQHERMTDYLLPSLREYHQGYGITRDRLKLCHPNVKILHPGPVNRGVEISSDLMDDSNFSLIQQQVTSGIAVRMALLYLIGTLAEERSEVKHF; encoded by the coding sequence ATGACTTGGACTCGACACCACATTTTAAGCTTAGCTGACTGGAATACTCAAGAGTATAATACTTTATTACAAACTGCTTCTAGTTTTCGAGAAGTTCTCTCCCGACGCACTAAAAAGGTTCCGGCCCTTCAGGGACAAGTAGTGACAAATATGTTCTTTGAACCCTCTACTCGCACTCGCAGTAGTTTTGAATTAGCAGCTAAACGTCTATCGGCCGATATTCTTAATTTTGCCCCAGGAACCTCTTCTTTAACCAAAGGAGAAACCATTTTAGATACTGCTAAAACTTATTTGGCCATGGGAACTGATATTATGGTTATTCGTCATAAACAGGCGGGAGTTCCTCACGCGATCGCCGCAGAAATGGATCGTTTAAATACAGGGGTTAGTATCCTAAATGCCGGGGATGGCCAACATGAACACCCCTCTCAAGCATTACTTGATTTATTTACTTTGTGTTCTTTGCTAGACTTTGATCAACCTCGACTAGAATTATTACAAGGTAAAAAAATTGCTATTGTTGGTGATATTTTACATTCGCGGGTTGCTCGTTCTAATATTTGGAGTTTAACTGAGGCCGGAATGTCTGTACATTTAGCGGGGCCTCCTACTTTATTACCTCAATTATTTAGTCAGATTAAAACAGATTTTTATCCTGGACAATTATCTTTACATTGGCAACTAGAACCTGCTTTAATAGAAGCTGATTTTGTCATGACTTTAAGGTTACAACATGAACGAATGACCGATTATTTATTACCAAGTTTACGAGAATATCATCAAGGTTATGGTATTACCCGTGATCGTCTTAAATTATGTCATCCTAATGTTAAGATACTTCATCCTGGGCCAGTTAATCGAGGAGTAGAAATTAGTTCTGATTTAATGGATGATTCCAATTTTAGCTTAATTCAACAACAAGTAACCAGTGGTATTGCAGTTCGCATGGCTTTATTATATTTGATCGGTACATTGGCTGAGGAACGGTCAGAAGTTAAACATTTTTAA